From Yersinia hibernica, a single genomic window includes:
- a CDS encoding phage tail assembly chaperone, with protein MSAKKKFDLKSLVSSAHAGFRTKSVPVSEWDGASVVLREPSLEGWGRWREIMASPETKAGENEVQLSISEETQRNIRADAVMFIDVLLDEDLQPVFAVNELEKVISFYGPVHARLLRIAMGLATSPEDAEKKL; from the coding sequence ATGTCAGCCAAAAAGAAATTTGATCTCAAATCACTGGTGTCTTCGGCACATGCTGGATTTCGCACTAAAAGTGTACCCGTCAGCGAGTGGGATGGAGCAAGCGTTGTGCTACGAGAACCCTCTTTAGAGGGCTGGGGGCGGTGGCGCGAGATTATGGCATCACCGGAAACAAAAGCAGGGGAAAATGAAGTTCAACTTTCCATCTCAGAGGAAACTCAGCGCAATATTCGTGCCGATGCGGTGATGTTCATTGATGTTCTATTAGACGAAGATCTGCAACCGGTTTTTGCAGTGAATGAATTGGAAAAAGTCATTTCATTTTATGGCCCGGTACATGCCCGTCTTCTTAGGATCGCAATGGGGCTGGCAACGTCTCCAGAGGATGCTGAAAAAAAGTTATAG
- a CDS encoding phage tail assembly protein T produces MKLALRLGRTLGELKQTIGMSELRLWAAYDRISPIGDERGDFQAAQITAATYNAQGGKNPLSIKDVLLGWGGSENDDGSELEAFLGQLAE; encoded by the coding sequence ATGAAACTCGCACTGCGTTTGGGCAGGACGCTGGGTGAACTCAAGCAAACAATTGGTATGAGCGAACTTCGCTTATGGGCTGCATATGACCGTATTAGCCCCATCGGTGATGAACGGGGCGACTTTCAAGCAGCACAAATCACGGCAGCGACCTATAACGCACAAGGGGGGAAGAACCCGCTCAGCATTAAAGATGTTTTGTTGGGCTGGGGTGGGTCGGAAAACGATGACGGATCAGAACTTGAAGCGTTTTTAGGTCAGTTGGCTGAGTAA
- a CDS encoding tape measure protein: MTVLGDLIVNLSANSSSFQTEIAKASRLGSEYYKTIEGGSRKAEAATRQSKRALAELNNELVTVKESASGMVGMFAGAFAVGSLISTADQYGQISSRIKMATGSQEEYNSVQQRLMEISDRTYKSIEEQSELYIRSANSMKELGFSTASTIDFIDSISSALTINAASAEKGESAINALSKSMVNGKMAGDQWHAVMEIMPTVIGDIARYLGTTELEVKKLGAAGKLSMDTFSKAVIAAKDRNAELAEAMPTTVGDAITKLSNHWKAYIGDANSAMGVTAAISGVIGTAADNIDVLVAAGTGLVGLGLARYFGGMADSVRTAAKEVINTTRSQLALAAAQVEGVQASLLQIRTERESAVAAQRSLVAQLQLAQTEKARTVIRAQLAVNSAAVAAASRAEAAATDALSEAQKRLNVASGLASKALGLIGGPVGAAMLAAGAVYYFYEKSEQAKRSATELAGGVGGLIDKMREMGNVQLAAEIGKLNNSLPALSSVVADAQKNYDKATEAVERNRRQIYLWGEGSTIGKQANEELNISLNNQAIALKELTDAQDNKSRAVNGANVLSGQLNGTLKEGVGIFKLENVEVGIAAGMMANFTSSLNIATQAKTAFNSTSLILPVSEELKNAQKVQDDKLAILKLSGRAQATEIARQEAERLKITDPKEVSKFVSGELRNYDQSEQNKANEQAKSKAASATKTAESATKAYEQAIANLNKEIQVESVRLKQGETAASLFAASIETGAKYTDTQRVELERLNKTLAESKQRWEDHNAAIASDPYRSAAESQRQAQEQLQRQVASGEIQSAEELSRRKQQIHTDYLAALADANQRYAVSANDELAGNVDPVQNLSNQLAKRQALIETYAAAGVITEQRKNQLILASETETREQQYQASLQLFASQGDLQRMAVDLFQDSQDRLTNMLTGLVNGTQSTKEAMSNLFASLSQSIIKNLVDMAAQALITSTIMQTITGVSGGLLGGFMGGASGAAGSASNAFSGGAYSGLSFNAKGGVYDSPSLSAYSGQVVSSPTFFAFAKGAGVMGEAGPEAIMPLTRSADGSLGVRAVSSNMPTSSSGGSAAPQVYITIDGNGNTSTQSSQGMEQLGSDIGRFVEVKYRELLEKDLGQRGAITNAIQGGR; the protein is encoded by the coding sequence ATGACAGTTCTGGGTGATCTAATCGTCAACCTGTCGGCTAATTCAAGTTCATTTCAAACCGAGATTGCAAAAGCCTCTCGTTTGGGATCTGAATATTATAAGACGATAGAAGGAGGCTCGCGCAAGGCAGAAGCGGCGACACGCCAGAGCAAACGGGCATTAGCAGAACTTAATAACGAACTGGTCACAGTGAAAGAGTCTGCTAGTGGCATGGTGGGCATGTTTGCCGGGGCATTTGCAGTAGGTAGCCTTATCAGCACGGCAGACCAATACGGGCAAATATCATCCCGCATCAAAATGGCGACCGGTTCACAGGAGGAATACAACAGCGTTCAGCAACGCTTAATGGAGATTAGCGACCGAACTTATAAAAGTATCGAAGAGCAATCCGAGCTGTATATTCGCAGTGCCAACTCCATGAAAGAGCTGGGTTTCTCCACGGCCAGTACCATTGATTTTATTGATTCAATTTCCAGCGCCCTAACCATCAATGCCGCCAGTGCTGAAAAGGGCGAAAGCGCGATTAATGCCCTGTCTAAATCCATGGTAAATGGCAAGATGGCGGGTGACCAGTGGCATGCCGTCATGGAGATTATGCCGACCGTTATCGGTGATATTGCCCGTTATTTAGGTACCACCGAGCTTGAAGTGAAAAAACTTGGCGCGGCTGGAAAGTTATCAATGGATACCTTTTCCAAGGCGGTGATAGCGGCAAAAGACCGTAACGCCGAACTTGCTGAGGCTATGCCGACCACAGTCGGGGATGCCATCACCAAGCTGTCAAATCATTGGAAAGCCTATATCGGTGATGCCAATAGTGCAATGGGTGTGACAGCGGCAATTTCCGGTGTGATTGGCACAGCGGCAGATAATATTGATGTATTGGTTGCAGCCGGTACCGGCTTGGTGGGGCTTGGACTGGCGCGTTACTTTGGTGGTATGGCTGATAGCGTAAGGACAGCCGCTAAAGAAGTCATTAATACAACACGATCACAACTCGCTCTTGCAGCGGCGCAGGTTGAAGGTGTTCAGGCGTCATTGTTACAGATCCGGACGGAGCGAGAATCGGCGGTTGCCGCACAGCGTTCGCTGGTTGCTCAGTTACAGTTGGCGCAAACCGAAAAGGCCCGTACGGTTATTCGTGCACAACTGGCTGTTAACTCTGCTGCAGTAGCCGCTGCATCCCGCGCAGAAGCGGCAGCAACGGATGCACTCAGTGAGGCACAAAAGCGGTTGAATGTTGCCTCCGGACTGGCGAGTAAGGCGCTGGGCTTAATTGGTGGTCCCGTTGGGGCCGCTATGCTGGCTGCTGGCGCAGTTTATTATTTCTATGAAAAATCAGAACAAGCCAAACGTTCAGCGACAGAGCTAGCGGGTGGTGTCGGTGGACTGATTGATAAAATGCGGGAAATGGGGAATGTTCAGTTAGCGGCTGAGATCGGCAAGCTGAATAACTCATTACCGGCGCTCTCTTCTGTTGTTGCTGATGCGCAAAAGAATTATGACAAAGCGACAGAAGCCGTTGAGCGAAATCGCCGTCAAATTTATTTATGGGGAGAAGGTTCAACTATTGGGAAGCAAGCCAATGAAGAACTGAATATCTCTCTGAATAATCAGGCGATAGCGCTCAAAGAATTGACGGATGCGCAGGACAATAAAAGCCGCGCAGTCAATGGAGCGAATGTTTTAAGCGGTCAGTTAAATGGGACGCTTAAAGAAGGTGTTGGGATTTTCAAGCTGGAAAATGTCGAGGTGGGGATTGCGGCCGGAATGATGGCTAATTTTACCAGTTCTCTGAATATTGCTACCCAAGCCAAAACCGCTTTTAACTCAACTAGTCTGATTCTGCCCGTCAGCGAAGAGCTTAAAAACGCGCAAAAGGTGCAGGACGATAAGCTGGCAATATTAAAGCTGTCGGGCAGGGCGCAGGCGACAGAAATAGCCAGACAAGAAGCTGAACGGCTCAAAATTACTGATCCGAAAGAGGTATCGAAATTCGTCAGCGGCGAACTCAGAAACTACGATCAATCTGAGCAGAACAAAGCGAATGAGCAGGCGAAAAGCAAAGCCGCCAGTGCAACAAAAACGGCTGAAAGCGCAACAAAAGCCTATGAACAAGCCATTGCCAATCTGAATAAAGAGATTCAGGTTGAGTCAGTTCGACTCAAGCAAGGTGAAACGGCCGCGTCATTATTTGCAGCATCGATTGAAACTGGCGCGAAATACACTGATACACAACGTGTAGAACTGGAACGGCTGAATAAAACCCTCGCGGAGTCAAAACAGCGCTGGGAGGACCACAACGCCGCTATTGCGTCAGATCCTTACCGCAGCGCCGCAGAATCTCAGCGTCAGGCGCAAGAGCAGCTTCAACGGCAGGTTGCTAGCGGTGAAATACAAAGCGCCGAAGAGCTTTCTCGGCGTAAACAGCAGATCCACACGGACTATCTGGCGGCTTTGGCAGATGCTAACCAACGTTACGCTGTCAGCGCCAATGATGAGTTGGCCGGTAATGTCGATCCCGTTCAAAATCTCAGTAACCAACTGGCAAAGCGTCAGGCACTTATCGAGACTTATGCCGCGGCAGGTGTTATCACCGAACAGCGAAAAAACCAGCTTATTCTTGCTTCCGAGACGGAAACCCGTGAACAACAGTACCAAGCGTCTCTGCAATTATTTGCCTCGCAAGGCGATCTGCAACGCATGGCTGTTGATCTGTTTCAGGACTCACAAGACCGGCTCACTAATATGCTGACGGGGCTAGTAAATGGCACGCAGTCCACGAAAGAGGCAATGTCTAATTTATTTGCCTCACTGTCTCAATCGATTATCAAAAACCTTGTTGATATGGCCGCGCAAGCCCTGATCACCAGTACGATCATGCAGACGATTACGGGCGTGTCGGGTGGGCTTTTAGGTGGATTCATGGGCGGCGCAAGTGGCGCGGCGGGGTCTGCCAGTAATGCATTCTCGGGCGGCGCTTATAGCGGGTTGTCATTTAATGCCAAAGGCGGTGTTTATGATTCACCCAGCTTGAGCGCCTATAGCGGTCAGGTTGTTAGTTCACCGACCTTTTTTGCTTTTGCAAAAGGGGCTGGTGTGATGGGCGAGGCGGGGCCAGAGGCGATTATGCCACTCACCCGCTCCGCTGATGGTTCGCTCGGTGTAAGGGCGGTCAGTAGCAATATGCCGACTAGTTCTTCCGGTGGTTCAGCAGCGCCACAGGTTTATATCACCATCGATGGCAACGGCAATACCTCCACACAAAGCAGCCAAGGCATGGAGCAGTTGGGCAGCGATATTGGGCGATTTGTTGAAGTCAAATATCGTGAGTTGCTGGAGAAAGATCTGGGGCAGCGTGGTGCAATCACAAATGCCATTCAAGGAGGTAGATAG
- a CDS encoding phage tail protein, translated as MIKTFTFCPRVDATAQTQFRTREIQFGDGYIQRAGDGINTKSTEWTLQFIGDWDYIKPILDFLDEHQGHTAFEWTNPMGELGLYVCKAYDPTAKGKNSAGNPMFQLNIPLEIAYHP; from the coding sequence GTGATTAAAACGTTCACTTTTTGCCCTCGCGTAGATGCTACAGCTCAAACTCAATTTCGAACTAGGGAAATACAGTTTGGCGATGGCTATATCCAGCGAGCCGGAGATGGAATAAACACCAAGTCAACGGAATGGACACTTCAGTTTATTGGGGATTGGGACTACATCAAGCCAATCCTCGATTTTCTGGATGAACATCAGGGACACACCGCTTTTGAATGGACTAACCCCATGGGCGAGCTTGGTCTTTATGTTTGCAAGGCATATGACCCGACAGCAAAAGGTAAAAACTCAGCCGGTAACCCGATGTTTCAGCTCAACATTCCCCTCGAAATTGCTTATCATCCGTAA
- a CDS encoding phage minor tail protein L: MGIKHDYQTLDPGNEVWLYAVDCSDFNGPELFFHNHKIPYTSQELRAADGDITKLPVKSIWWQGVEYLPWPVELTGIEIAGDGTAPRPSLKVGNIDGTISAMCLAYQDLAQAKIKVHKTFSHYLDARNFLEGNASASPDDETLYVYFIDRKSGEGTDGIQFDLSGPYNLQGIKIPREQIQGSVCRHCMRGWYRTGRGCDYAGSLYFDEDDNPTDDPSRDECSGSLRACKLRHGAEPLPYGAEPGSSLLRR, from the coding sequence ATGGGTATAAAACACGATTATCAAACGCTAGACCCCGGCAACGAGGTTTGGCTTTATGCGGTTGATTGCTCAGACTTTAATGGTCCTGAACTTTTTTTCCATAATCATAAAATACCGTACACCTCTCAAGAATTACGCGCGGCAGACGGGGATATAACCAAGCTTCCTGTTAAATCTATCTGGTGGCAAGGGGTTGAGTATCTACCTTGGCCGGTAGAGTTGACGGGAATAGAAATCGCTGGAGACGGAACGGCCCCCAGACCTTCACTCAAAGTAGGAAACATCGACGGCACAATTAGTGCGATGTGCCTCGCATATCAAGATCTGGCACAGGCCAAAATTAAGGTACACAAAACCTTTTCTCATTATCTTGATGCCCGAAATTTTTTAGAGGGCAACGCATCAGCTAGTCCCGATGATGAAACTCTTTATGTCTACTTCATCGACCGCAAATCTGGAGAGGGAACTGATGGTATCCAGTTCGATTTATCCGGTCCTTACAATTTACAAGGGATTAAAATTCCCCGAGAGCAAATTCAAGGAAGCGTTTGCCGTCATTGTATGCGCGGTTGGTATCGAACGGGGCGAGGCTGCGACTATGCTGGATCGCTGTATTTTGATGAAGATGATAATCCAACGGATGATCCGAGTCGTGACGAATGCAGTGGATCACTTCGGGCCTGCAAACTACGCCATGGCGCTGAACCTTTGCCTTATGGCGCTGAGCCAGGCTCATCACTCTTAAGGAGATAA
- a CDS encoding C40 family peptidase, with protein MQKKTHSAIFAHAEKDYPREACGLICRNGRTEKYFPCRNQSTEPRDNFILHPEDYATAEDWGRVTHIVHSHPDATTQPSNVDHAQCDMSELPWVIVSWPEGDLRIVEPVIGLRPLEGRPFVHGVWDCFSIIRDWFKLERDINIPNFERSPCWWESGTENLYMDNYYSAGFVEVGGELLPGDVIIMQVSAPVPNHAAIYIGDGMMIHHMYGHMSKRVPFGGYYQDRTTVKLRHNLLML; from the coding sequence ATGCAGAAGAAAACCCATTCAGCGATTTTTGCGCATGCTGAAAAAGACTACCCCCGAGAGGCTTGTGGTTTAATTTGTCGCAATGGCCGAACGGAAAAATACTTTCCGTGCCGCAATCAGTCCACTGAGCCACGCGATAATTTCATTTTGCACCCGGAAGACTACGCCACCGCCGAAGATTGGGGGCGTGTCACCCATATTGTTCACAGCCACCCGGATGCAACGACTCAACCCAGCAACGTTGATCACGCGCAATGTGATATGTCTGAGCTACCCTGGGTTATTGTCAGTTGGCCGGAAGGTGACTTACGAATAGTTGAACCGGTTATAGGGCTGCGCCCACTCGAGGGGCGTCCGTTCGTGCATGGGGTGTGGGACTGCTTCAGTATTATTCGCGACTGGTTCAAGTTGGAGCGAGATATTAATATCCCCAACTTTGAGCGCTCACCTTGCTGGTGGGAATCCGGGACCGAAAATTTGTACATGGATAATTACTACAGTGCGGGTTTTGTGGAGGTTGGCGGCGAGTTATTACCTGGTGATGTCATTATTATGCAAGTAAGCGCACCAGTCCCGAACCATGCAGCAATCTATATCGGTGATGGGATGATGATTCATCATATGTATGGGCACATGAGTAAGCGGGTACCCTTTGGTGGGTATTATCAAGACAGGACAACAGTAAAGTTGCGGCATAATTTACTAATGTTATGA
- a CDS encoding tail assembly protein: protein MRRKIELGGILGKKFGRAYNWEVSSPAEAIQALRLQIKGFKQFLLDSESRGLTFAVFNGKRNIDENELSLGGNAPIRIVPVYIGSKKAGLFQTILGAVLIAATFWNPTAALMSAGFAKGMLMAGASMALGGVMQMLSPQQGGLATRQSAENTPSYAFGGPVNTVAQGNPIPIGYGERIIGGAIISAGIYTEDQM, encoded by the coding sequence ATGCGTAGAAAAATAGAGTTAGGTGGGATTTTAGGCAAAAAATTTGGCAGAGCGTATAACTGGGAAGTATCAAGCCCAGCAGAGGCAATACAAGCCTTAAGGTTACAAATTAAAGGTTTTAAGCAATTCCTATTAGACAGTGAATCAAGAGGGCTTACATTTGCTGTTTTTAATGGCAAACGCAATATTGATGAAAATGAATTATCCCTTGGTGGGAATGCCCCCATCCGTATAGTGCCTGTTTATATCGGTAGCAAGAAAGCTGGGCTGTTTCAAACGATATTGGGTGCAGTACTCATTGCTGCAACCTTTTGGAACCCAACGGCGGCTTTAATGTCTGCTGGATTTGCCAAAGGTATGTTAATGGCTGGTGCATCAATGGCGCTTGGCGGGGTTATGCAAATGTTATCACCGCAACAGGGCGGGCTGGCAACTCGGCAATCAGCAGAGAACACCCCAAGCTATGCATTTGGTGGGCCAGTGAACACAGTGGCGCAAGGAAACCCGATTCCGATTGGTTACGGCGAGCGAATTATCGGCGGTGCCATCATTTCAGCCGGTATCTATACCGAAGATCAAATGTAA
- a CDS encoding host specificity protein J, with amino-acid sequence MSAIVGKKAGSSDSHTPVESPDSLIATSFAKMLLVLGHGEWVGGLDNTRIFLDGTPIGNADGSVNFPGVQWEFRPGTQHQTYIQGMPDVQNDIAVGIELKYETPWVKAITNTDLSAVRVRLSWPALQQQLDNGDIVGYRVEYAIDLATGGGAYNEVLRSAVDGKSTTGYPRSHRIDLPTSTEGWQLRVRRITPNTTNTARVADRMLVDAVVEIVDAKLRYPNLALLYIQFDAKQFQNIPTITCKPKMDIIRVPSNYDPINRTYSGVWDGTFKWAWTNNPAWIFYDLCINEEYGLGQWIKANNLSTSKWELYEIAKYCDQLVPDGRGGTEPRHLCDVYIQGQEDAINVLSDIISIFSGMFYWAGGEIRALADMSRPVDMVYSRANVKDGFQYSSASERTHYSQAMVSYSNPDNRYQDDIEPVVVRSLVRRYGTLNADITAIGCTRRSEAIRRGKWVLYTNEKDRAVSFTVGLEGRIPLPGWVVGVADQLLAGRVLGGRISSAVGRNVTLDRKPDAKLGDRLIVNLPSGVAQARTVQSVNDKVVTVSVAYSELPAAECAWSVDADELAVQLYRVVGIKDASTEKEIAYEINAIEYDENKWAKIESGAIIEDRPISVIPPGVQPPPKNIEITSFSAIAQGLAVTTLHVEWDAAESEIAYEAEWRRDNGNWIAAPRTSTRSFDVTGIYAGRYQCRVRAINAAEISSIWANATETALNGKEGNPPMPVGFAATGILFGITLSWGYPEGAEDALKTEIEYSLSADGTDAMLLSDVPHPQRNYTMQGLRAGQVFWFRARIVDKSGNQSPWIDWVRGMSSTDTSAILEAIGDDFISNTVAGQQLFNNDFMSAEAILENAVANDAGIVQQWAQYGENRAGVIHLTTTVADAERAFAEFETLVTATFEDQTAAIDEKLTAVVDSDGASATYSLRAGINYNGNLVNAGMVIGAEFINGVAKSSIGFTADQFILLSGPAGNLFSPFAVVNGQVFMNDAFIAKASIGRGKITDTLDSDNYVQGISGLHLDFKNGNAEFNNVNLRGNIIMDNTTNGIRTILDYRGQKTYHANGQIAVQVGYF; translated from the coding sequence ATGTCGGCAATTGTGGGTAAAAAGGCGGGTAGTTCAGACAGCCACACTCCGGTTGAATCACCAGATTCATTAATCGCTACTTCTTTTGCAAAAATGTTGCTGGTATTGGGCCATGGTGAGTGGGTTGGTGGGCTGGATAATACCCGAATTTTTCTTGATGGCACTCCCATTGGTAATGCTGATGGTAGCGTCAACTTCCCTGGTGTGCAGTGGGAGTTCCGCCCAGGGACTCAGCATCAAACTTATATTCAGGGAATGCCAGATGTTCAAAATGATATCGCTGTGGGTATTGAGCTGAAATATGAAACTCCTTGGGTGAAGGCAATCACCAATACTGACCTCTCTGCCGTGCGTGTTCGCCTATCATGGCCCGCATTGCAGCAACAATTGGATAATGGCGACATTGTTGGATACCGAGTTGAGTATGCGATTGATTTAGCAACTGGTGGTGGGGCTTACAATGAGGTTTTGCGGTCTGCTGTTGATGGTAAATCAACAACGGGGTACCCACGCTCTCACCGTATTGATTTACCTACTTCAACAGAGGGTTGGCAGCTCCGTGTTCGGAGGATAACCCCAAACACGACAAATACTGCTCGGGTTGCTGATCGGATGTTGGTTGATGCTGTCGTCGAAATTGTTGACGCCAAATTGCGCTACCCGAATCTGGCGTTGCTGTATATCCAGTTTGATGCAAAGCAGTTCCAGAACATCCCAACAATAACGTGCAAACCTAAAATGGACATAATTCGCGTCCCATCAAATTATGATCCTATTAACAGAACTTATTCCGGTGTTTGGGATGGCACATTTAAATGGGCATGGACCAATAACCCCGCCTGGATTTTCTATGACCTCTGCATCAATGAAGAATATGGGCTGGGGCAATGGATTAAGGCAAATAATCTCTCAACCTCAAAATGGGAATTGTACGAGATAGCTAAATATTGCGATCAGCTTGTGCCTGATGGCCGTGGTGGTACCGAGCCTCGCCACCTATGTGATGTTTATATCCAAGGGCAAGAGGATGCAATCAATGTCCTGAGCGATATCATTAGTATATTTTCTGGCATGTTCTATTGGGCTGGCGGCGAGATCAGAGCGCTGGCCGATATGAGCCGTCCAGTTGATATGGTTTACTCTCGCGCTAATGTGAAAGATGGTTTTCAGTATAGCTCTGCCAGTGAGCGAACCCATTACAGCCAGGCTATGGTGTCATATTCAAATCCTGACAATCGCTATCAGGATGATATTGAGCCGGTAGTGGTTAGGAGCCTTGTAAGGCGATACGGTACTTTAAACGCAGATATAACAGCCATAGGCTGCACACGCCGAAGCGAAGCCATTCGCCGAGGCAAGTGGGTTCTCTATACCAATGAAAAGGATAGGGCGGTTTCGTTCACAGTGGGGCTTGAGGGCCGCATTCCCTTGCCGGGTTGGGTTGTTGGGGTTGCCGATCAGCTATTGGCTGGGCGAGTGCTTGGAGGGCGCATAAGCAGCGCAGTCGGGCGCAATGTTACCCTTGATCGCAAGCCTGACGCAAAGCTAGGGGATCGCCTTATTGTTAACCTTCCGAGTGGGGTGGCGCAGGCAAGAACGGTGCAATCAGTGAATGATAAAGTGGTCACTGTTAGTGTTGCATACAGTGAATTACCTGCCGCTGAATGTGCCTGGAGTGTTGATGCCGATGAGCTGGCGGTACAGCTCTATCGCGTTGTTGGCATCAAGGACGCATCAACCGAGAAGGAAATAGCCTATGAAATTAATGCTATTGAGTACGATGAAAATAAATGGGCCAAGATAGAAAGCGGCGCAATTATTGAAGATCGCCCGATTAGCGTCATCCCACCTGGTGTTCAGCCGCCACCAAAAAACATTGAAATAACCAGTTTTTCTGCAATAGCCCAAGGGCTTGCTGTCACCACCTTGCATGTAGAATGGGATGCCGCTGAAAGTGAAATTGCTTACGAGGCCGAGTGGCGGCGCGATAATGGCAACTGGATCGCTGCCCCGCGCACGTCTACACGTAGCTTTGATGTTACGGGTATTTACGCCGGGCGCTATCAGTGCAGAGTCAGGGCTATCAATGCGGCTGAGATATCGAGTATCTGGGCCAACGCCACTGAAACAGCCTTAAACGGCAAAGAGGGGAATCCTCCCATGCCTGTTGGCTTTGCTGCAACCGGTATTCTCTTTGGTATTACTCTTAGCTGGGGTTATCCGGAAGGGGCTGAAGATGCGTTAAAAACCGAGATTGAATATAGCCTGTCTGCCGATGGCACTGACGCCATGCTGTTGAGTGATGTACCGCATCCGCAAAGAAACTACACCATGCAGGGATTAAGGGCGGGGCAAGTGTTTTGGTTCCGTGCACGGATCGTGGATAAATCCGGTAATCAGTCGCCGTGGATAGATTGGGTTCGTGGCATGTCGAGTACCGACACGAGCGCTATTCTCGAAGCTATTGGTGATGATTTCATCAGTAACACTGTGGCGGGACAGCAGTTATTTAATAATGATTTCATGAGCGCTGAGGCGATTCTGGAGAACGCTGTCGCGAATGATGCTGGCATCGTACAACAATGGGCGCAATACGGAGAGAATAGAGCAGGAGTTATCCACTTAACGACCACTGTTGCTGATGCTGAACGGGCATTCGCTGAGTTTGAAACATTGGTAACCGCGACTTTTGAAGATCAAACTGCTGCTATTGATGAAAAGTTAACAGCAGTGGTTGATAGTGACGGGGCAAGTGCGACTTACAGCCTACGGGCGGGAATTAACTATAACGGTAATTTAGTCAATGCTGGCATGGTAATTGGTGCGGAGTTTATTAATGGAGTAGCTAAATCATCAATTGGTTTTACTGCTGATCAATTTATATTGCTCTCGGGGCCAGCGGGTAATTTATTTTCGCCTTTTGCAGTGGTAAATGGTCAAGTTTTTATGAATGATGCATTTATTGCAAAGGCATCTATTGGTCGAGGGAAAATAACAGACACTTTGGATTCTGATAATTATGTCCAAGGTATATCCGGTTTGCATCTTGATTTTAAAAACGGCAATGCTGAATTTAATAATGTCAATCTCAGGGGTAATATAATCATGGATAATACAACGAATGGAATTCGTACTATATTAGATTATCGAGGCCAGAAAACATATCACGCTAATGGACAAATTGCTGTGCAAGTGGGTTATTTCTAA
- a CDS encoding DUF6453 family protein, translated as MAEPILYVSPSDGGKGVYMTSGTRLLRFLGNYDTLGTGNPPSIVLNGYTGGQLYLVPTSFGGVTTPAGTASAYAWYVTGYSMSGNRITFTTSNNNMGWATFSAFEIPTSPAFGSYGLFLQNSTNFMAITDATALGFCTWRGQVTISSDWQVPAGIPNRENAIVFANWADPNVSLLYDAPNKNIHCFAINSTGSTSNGSVVANVCVFTTGFFPAPPSAGTAGLAIFNTSGQCTYSSRYAPLILANTTQLSSTPNTWVNTGITRPMIPLPSLGGLPAGSEQSGGYQGWYRTAMRMSGSSITAGQGAYVNSVPMSDNRYGNSPLALPVLNTDTYF; from the coding sequence ATGGCTGAACCTATTCTATATGTTTCCCCTAGCGATGGGGGGAAGGGTGTCTATATGACATCTGGAACACGGTTACTTAGATTTCTTGGTAACTATGACACACTGGGAACAGGTAACCCCCCATCAATTGTATTGAATGGATATACGGGAGGGCAATTATATTTAGTCCCGACTTCTTTTGGTGGGGTGACTACCCCGGCAGGCACTGCCTCGGCATATGCCTGGTATGTTACCGGTTACTCTATGTCGGGTAACCGCATAACCTTTACGACTTCAAATAATAATATGGGATGGGCGACTTTTTCAGCTTTTGAAATCCCAACATCTCCAGCGTTTGGCTCTTATGGGTTATTCTTGCAAAATTCAACCAATTTTATGGCAATCACTGATGCTACTGCATTAGGTTTTTGCACATGGAGGGGGCAGGTAACCATATCGTCAGATTGGCAAGTCCCAGCGGGAATACCCAACCGTGAAAACGCTATTGTGTTTGCTAACTGGGCAGATCCTAATGTGTCGTTACTATACGATGCCCCCAATAAAAACATTCATTGCTTTGCTATCAATTCTACCGGTTCGACGAGTAACGGCTCTGTGGTTGCCAATGTTTGTGTTTTCACTACAGGCTTTTTCCCTGCACCGCCCAGCGCAGGCACCGCGGGGCTTGCCATTTTTAATACGTCAGGACAATGCACATACTCTTCTCGATACGCACCGTTAATTCTGGCAAACACGACACAGCTAAGTTCCACACCTAATACATGGGTAAATACTGGCATAACAAGGCCCATGATACCTCTTCCTAGCCTTGGAGGACTACCAGCAGGAAGTGAGCAGAGTGGAGGCTATCAAGGCTGGTACCGTACAGCTATGCGCATGTCTGGTTCCAGCATAACGGCGGGACAAGGCGCTTATGTAAATAGCGTCCCAATGAGTGACAATAGATACGGTAATAGCCCGTTAGCTTTACCCGTTTTAAATACCGATACTTACTTTTAA